The stretch of DNA CGAAACGTCTTAGGGCAGGGTCGATAGAGTTAGGCCTGTTGGTGGCGGCCATCACAACAACATTTGAACGGGCCTTCAGACCGTCCATGAGGGTGAGGAGCTGTGATACAACGCGACGTTCGACTTCACCATTTGTCTAGGAGGTAGTCAGAATCGATTGTATGCAGAACCATGGATACCACACCTTTTCACGTTTAGGGGCAATGGAATCGATTTCAtcaatgaagatgatggcCGGAGAGTTCTTCTCAGCCTCTTCGAACGCCTTTCTCAGATTACTCTCACTTTCTCCGGCCATTTTACTCATGATCTCAGGACCGTTGAtcaggaagaagaaagcacCAGTCTCGTTCGCCACAGCACGCGCCATCAATGTTTTTCCGGTACCAGGGGGGCCGAACATCAGAATACCACGAGGGGGTTTGATACCAATGGATTTGAACAACTGTGGGTGACGGAGGGGAAGTTCAACAAGTTCGCGAATTTGGGCCATCTGTTTTCTGCATCCACCGATGTCATCGTAGCCAACGTCATTGAGGTTagattcttcgtcttcgcgCTTGACAGGGTCGCCCTCTGTGAATTGTAAATGAGATGGGCTTTAAAAAATATGGATCAACTAAGATTTACCGGTGTGGATAACAGTGTCTTGAGCAACGATACAGAACTCCGATGGATCGGTCTCGATGACCTTAAATTCTACTGTTCGCATTCCTCCACGAACTAGGAAAGTATCGCCCTTGCGAACAGGTCGGTAGGCTAGATCAGAAATATTAGATTGGACGAAATGCAACATCAACCAAGAATTGCTCACCTTCAAGGAAATAAGGTTTTAGGTAAACATCAAAGATGTTACCACTGAGGCCTTCGATTGAGTCATCGAAGGGAAGAACGTGAATACGCTTGCCATATTTAATGTCTAGGCATTGGTGAACGTTAACCAGATCGCCCAACTTGACTCGCAAATTATTGCGGGCCACTTTGTTCATCTGAATGCGGCCTTCTTCAACGTCGTCAGAACTCAAACAAATGAGGACGGTATCGCGTCTCTTCTTCCCGCTATAAGTTGACGCTGTTTGTAAGCCAGAGTACTTCGGTATCAGAACAACTAACTGACCGAACAATGATGGTATCGCCACGGAATAGAGATAGAAGCTCCATCGTGGCGGGGTTGAGAGTGGCGACTGCATAAAGAAACGATTAGGGTAAGAGCAGAGAATGCTACTTAAAGATACTTTACCTGAGTTGTCGTCTGCTGTTGCCTCATCGACAATAAGACGATTTGGACTGTATAGAGACGCCCAAAAAATCAGATACTCAACTTCCGACCCGTATTGAAGCAAGACTTACGATTTCTTTGGCCGCAGAATCGCGGTTGAGATGTCATCGGGGCCTGGCTGAGGAGCCGCACCGCTGGGGTCTGCCATGTTGTATGTGTATAGGGGATTGAAAGATTAGAGGAGAGGATGAGCTTGTGGCTCTTGAATATaaaggaagaaggaaaggacgCGCGTCCCCCGTGTGGGGAGATCAATGACCAACACAGCCAAACTCATTTACACACGTGGTTTGTCACGTATGTCTACCGTCTACGTCCTTCGACAACTTTCTACCGTCCGACTCTTCATTTTGGCCCTTGTTCTGACTAAACTCCCAATTTATTTTCCTCGTTTAGAGTTGCTGCTTGGTCGCTATGAAGCTCGACTTACAGCTCCATGGCTTACTCACGGCTCAAACGATGATATTCCGTCCGTTTTTTGTGCTAACTTGCATTTAATACGCGCCTTCAAAACCTACAAAGTATGATGATTTAATTGCTCGGAGACCGGGGTATACATTTCCGTTACATTTCCTCGTCTTCAAACTCAAGTTCCTCCACTGGATAATCACCAACTTTTACCTTCTCGGGCTTCACAAATACTCCATAATTCGGCCGACATGAGAAATATCTTTCCCCTTGCACCCTGCACGGAACGAGGTCAAACGTCATATCGAAAATAGGAACAGTAGAATAAATGCTCACGATCCATCGTTCTTTCCAAAGGGTTCATCGTACTCGACCCCCACCCATGTTCCTTGACTGAATTTGGTTGGCCCGCAGAACCGCACAGTTCCTCGTTTGCTGAGACCTGCCTCTGCCGACTCAACCTCGCAGCGAGAACCGATGGGGACGTTAACACTTGGTCGTTCGGGCTCGGGCGTGGAATTCTGAGGTGCAAAACGACCAATCTTGTTACGTTGTTTATACGCCAGAACAGTGTCTACGTGAAGGAAAGATATCATCAATATATTATAATAAAACGATGAAGAAAAATTGTATGAATAATACCTTGTCTTTGAGCATATTCTGCGTCCGAAAGTTCAAACTTGTCGACTTGGGTCACATCGGTCAATTGTCCCGTTAGACTGGAGGCGGGATTGGTATCCACAACCTAATGTAAATTGTCGAAACCTCAGAGAAGGACTGTCTAAAGAGCAAACTCACTTTGATGACCTGCCAGTCTGCCAGCCCATAGAAACCCAACGGTTTTGAGTCGTCATTTAGCTCCGCGAGAACCCTTGGGTCAGATTCTGACGCAAGTATCGAGATAGCTTGGTTTGCTACTGGGACTCCAGTGATCAGCTCGAGCTTGCCCTATGAACATCTTGGTGTAATGAACAAAGTCTGAGAAGTCGTAGATGTTAGCGACTCACCTTCAACTGCTCAACACTGATATGAGGATCAATACGTCTCTCCGAGTGAGTATCAGCAGAGATCACAAAGACATTGACGACCATGTCTAAGGGTATGAAAGTACTGATCAGTGGTAAAGCTTAAAGGATGATAATGTTATGGTTCAAAAGTTGTGTTCCGCAAACATGAACttaatcttatcttatctcagGTGCAGATGTTGATCCTTCTATACTTACCCCTGATCAGCAGACCCCTGAGTGCTAGCCCGATCCAAAGATCTGAGCGCTTGAGGAGAAAAATTGATAGTTGATTAAACTAAAGCTGAGGCCAATGAACTTTCCACAATTTGCGATACGTGATGGTTTATTTAACACAATACATAACAATAGTACAACAGTAGGGTCATAAATACATCAATGGTCATCCTGATCATAAATATCGTTCAACCAGCATCTCAAAGCCCGCCGAACTTTAATCTATGCAGATCGATATTTTATCCCACTAATTTATCATACACCTCTCGTAGATGATCGCTTTAGCATCCAATCATAACACCATCGAAAGGGCCTAGAGTCATCGTATAAATCATCTGCGTCTCGATAGTCTACACCAGGACAGAAACACTCACCGCTGTGATCATCGACATCACCAGCAAGGATATTGGGCACAGCATCAATAGTGCAGCCGGCATCGGTGCTGTCTTGTCCTGCAAGTAGCGCGTCAAAATATGTTCGTATAGTATTACTCAGAACTTAGACGTACCAGGGCAGGAGAGCCAGGTGCCAGAGCTGGTAATGTGGATCTCTCCCTCGGTGTGGGCGAAACCTACGAAGCGTCCAGGGACAATGGGAACAATGTCCTTCCTACAATTGTTGTTCAGCCTTGGTTTGGTACATGGTATACAATATTTGATACGTACTTGTTGTTGATTCGGACCATATCAGCTTTGGCATTGACGTAATCGGCAAAGGCTGCGTTTCCGACCTGTAGGTATAATGTTAATGATCGTGTTTAAGATATAATGAAACCCAAAAAACATACCCGGGGCGCAGCGTAGGAGACAGTCTTAACGTTGGCAGAGGGAATGTTGACAGCTATGTGCGCGCTGCCGATGATAGCCAAAGCCCCACCTTTTAAATCCAAAAGATATAAGCAATAAAGACGACCAAAATATTAAGATATACTTCACCTAAGGAATGGCCAACGACCGTGACTTTGTTGGTAGCATAGGTAGCCATTCCCTGCCTAACGGCAGCCAGAACAGCGGATGCTGATCTGATAGAAATGTATAAGGTAATGCATCAAGGAGGGTTACTTCAAGGGAAACTGCATACCTTTTATGAGCCTCTCCAAATCCGTTGTGTGTCTTGACGGAGGAGCTGACACCAGGGAAGTAAGAACTCTCCAGACCGTCAAGGAAAAAGTCGGCATTAGTGACGATAGGAATGCTGAAACGAAGAATAACGTAAGTATTCCAGTAATCATGCACATTATGAGTTCATACATCTTAGATCCATCAGTTCCCTAGAGGAAAAGAACAATTATTAGTATATATCGGCAAGGACCAGCAATATATTATATACCTGGTATGCAACAATAATGGTCTAGATATGATTGTACATGTCAGAGGATTAAATTGAACATAAACGGCATGCAGAACTAACCTTCAATGTTGCATCGTACCCAACGTACCAGTACTGAATTGCTGCTCCGTTTCCTCCAGATGCAATAGGCTTGAAGGTGGGGTTCTTAGCGCAATTGGCTAAGATGAACGTAAACAAACAGGTATTAGGTGGAGATCTAAGAAAAACAAAGGATCAAAAAATAGCTTACTGCCACAATTCCATGCCAAAGTCGAAGCAGGCTTGCAATACGCCGCACTGGCGTAATACGTATATGGCTTGTAGGACGCGATAGTGGCAGCGGAAAGGACCGATGTTGCACGAGCCTCCAATTCAACGGGCAATGCAGCGGCGTTGGCCAACCCAAAAAGAAGAGCAAGTGTGATTCCGGCGGTGTAGACCATTATTGCTGATCGATTTGGGGAACTGGGAAGGCGATGAAAGGGGGTGAATCCTTAACTTTCTTAGCTCCTGGACTTCGCGTTTTAAACAACGACTGGTACTGTCAATTTACCCGCCACTACGGCCAACTTGATCATCGGGGTAGAAGCCATCAGCCAAGCATTTGAGGACGGAGAGAACGCGTTGCTGACTGGACCATGTAATTTATTGGATAACCACTTGGGGTAGGCGTACCACCTGTGTCAATATAGACAAGGACCGACAGAGATACCATATTCTGCCAATGCAGCATGGTATCGTCCCAGAATTTGGTTGTTCCTGGAGTTCATCACCTACTGTTCCCGTTTTTCGACTCGTGAGTACGATAAAGTTCCGAATAGGGGGAAGAGGAAAGGCCTACGGAGTTCCAACCGATGATCATACAAAAGAACGCTCCCAGGTGACATGACCTGGTACTGTGATTTCTGAAGTGGAGAATTCTGAATAATCGCGTTCTATAGTAAACTGTTGTCAGAAGTCAAGACTCAAATGTGTTTAAACGTTCGGTCTTATCGTCGGAGCGACGGATTCTGTCGGAAGATGCTACTTGCGCCTCAATGTGCCAGAATTTCGAGTAAATTGGCTGTAGACTGGGGATAATAGCGAGCAATGAGCGTTGTGCAAACATAACAAATGATCAAATGCTCAAATCACATAGAAGCCAGCGCTTCTTGTGGGGGATGCCCACGTGCCTTGCAATTTTGCATGTCGCGATGACGATTCAGGCTGGATAAGGAAGTGATCCACATGTTTGACCTTGTGAGAATGCCTAAAATGTGAACAGGTGCGAACGTATAAAAACACCATTGGCCTGATGGATATTGATGACCATTGGCGAGCTTAATACTTTGGGGAATCTTTGATTCAATTAACTCCCACCTAAACCAATCACATGTGCGACAAGCCTCCAATGACAGAGATCGTGGTTTCCCCAACGAAATGGCGCACTCGCGGGCAAAGCTTTCAGATTCTGTGATAGCATGGTCGTGGAATCGAGTACTCGAGCGTGGGTGAATTGAAGTGGAGGAAAATGAACTCCAGAATAGACCCACAGCAGGTTTATATCCATTCATATACAAAAGAGTATCCAACTTGAAGGTAAACTGTTGCCCAAGGCGGCTGTCAAAAGAGCAATCTATGAAGGCCTACCATTCCAGGTCTCATGAACATACCCGCATGTAAACTATCAAGAGCTTCAGTTAAGCAACGTGTAAAGCAGGCTGCCTAAGGACTGACGATGGATAAGGACATCTTGAGTCGCAGGCGATTGTTAAACTGACATGAATAGGGATTAAAATGTCGGCAGGACGCATGTTTGCACACAACTAAGCTGAGGAGTCGTGTGATTCGTTCTGGCAGATGGAGCTCACGGACCGGCAGAAAGAGTAACGTGGGTTGCTCGCGTAGCAGAAACTTGGGAATCTGTGTGCGCATATCATTTGGAAGTAGGATAGAAATTACGCAATAGTTCAAAAGAGTGGAAGTATCCGACAAAAATGATCAGAAAAAGGCATGCGGTAGTTGGTAAGATTGCAGGATTGTATCCAAGGACCTGAGACCGAGGTATGTTTATCCACCTAAGTGCTATACAGATGTCACATTTAAGTATGGATCGCAAACGTGTGGATCATTGAACTTGGATGGATCTTGGGTAAGATAACCAAGTCGAAGGCCTTCCATGTAGGACCTAGACGATATCGGTAAGATAAAGTCGCCAAGAGGGAGATATAAAAGTTACCATTGGCGAGCAGTATCGCCAGCTAAATCCGACTTCTCGATCTTAAAGTTCCAGAACTATAGAAATTTATATGAGCAGTCGATGTTTTAAGGTATTCTCCTAAAAACAGAATACTCACAATCCAGCCTGCACCCTTGCCGTAGGAAAatttctgagcatcagcCCATTTTCTCAAGAATGTATCTGAAGCGCTAAACTGAGTCGACAAGGCCCATTCTGAATAAAAAATTGTCAGCAGACAAACGATCATATAATTTTGATATTTAACCTCCAAACCAAAGGGGAGTATTCCCGAGTGCAGCATCGGCTTGGATGCGTTCAAGATCTGAAGAAAGGCGAAGATGGCTTGCACATGATAAAAGCATaggacgaggacgaaacCTTACTGCACACACTAGTGAGATATGCATCTTCATTTGCGTCAGCGACCCCCTAGATGTCCTGGTTCGTGAACAAGTTTGCAATGCATCTGATACGTGAAGACTTACTCCAAAGTTAGTAAAGACATCAAGTTAGTGGCAAATTGACATACGATCTGATAATTTAATCTTACGAATAGTATAGATGATTGTCATATCCTTGAGGACCTATTGCTGCGTCAGCGGGGTTAGCTGGAGTATTATGTTGCCAGTTAATATCCATAAAACTATTGGTAATGTCTTGAGAAAGGTCTGATGTTATGATAGAGAATATGGACGAACGAGGTGACCAGGGACCTCCTCTTTGACAATAGGGAGCTCAGGGTGGCAAGGGTAATATCTAATCTGAGTTGTGTTGAAACTTGTACCAGGATGGGAGCAGCATCACGTAGAACTTGTTGAACTTCGCTGTTGAAGATTGATGATAATTTGGCAACACTTGACAAAGATGATGCGACATTAACAGCGGAGCTGAAGCCTGAAAAGGGCGGAATTCCCTGTACAGGAATACCCAGAGCCAATTCGACAGCCCGAACGACTTGAACGAAGTTTGTTTGAACTAGAAGTTATATGAATACTGATTATTTGTGTGATACGTAGAACTGTGACTCACAGCCACCTAGTCCGGGAGTTTGGTTGGCATCCATGATGGGTTCATTCATGGCCTCAATGCCAGCCACTGTACCGAAGTCTGGGTCGATGTGGGAAAGGACCGTCATTACCGCTGTCCAAATTAGCGCACGATGATAGTTATATGGCGTCTAAAAACATAAAAAGGTTACACTCTATACACAAACAATAGGAAAACTCATACGTAGAACTCCACATCATTGGTACACCTGCGTTATTTTATTTATAAGAACACACGTTCCTGCGACGAAAGTAGGATATACCTTCCGGCAAACATCTGTCCTGGGGATGCAACTCCTGGTAGAGCATGATGGTCAAGAATGGCAGCAATCCCTGACGCTTTCAGTTGCTTCAGCCCACGTTTCTAATACAACAAATATGTCACTGATCAAAGAAAAAGCATATAAAGTAGCATACCAGTTGAAGTATACCTCCTTTGGGATAAAATTCAGATGTCCTGTTAACGAGAGGCTCTACAATCCAATATCCAAGCTAACGGGATGTTTGATAAGGAAGTCCTTATATGCGGGTAAACCAGCGTCATTTGGCTTACAGGAATCCTGACAGTGTTGATCCCCGCGTCCACAAGTTGATCGACGTCAGGCTGATTGAACCAGCTCTCCCTGAAATTTCTGTTAGGATCTAGAGAGCTTCGGCAACAAGATATTCAAACGCTCACCAATGTCCATCGAAAATGGTATCTACGGTATCAGGGTATGCTTCGGCAAAGGCGCTGAAAATTCAATTGTGCACTTGTATGAAATATTGAAAAGTTCGAAGGCGTACAATTCCGAGGCGATGCATTGAGAACAGTCGTCACACTGCTGTCCACCCATGGCGATCCATTCTAGAAGATGTTTCAACTATTAGTCCTCAAAGTAGTCATGTTTATTGTACCCGCCGGAAGCATCCATGGTTCAAGAACAAGCCTATTCATTAAAAGCGATTTCTGATGTCAGTCTCCAGAATACAAATAAAGGCGTGGAGGCTTACCATGAACCTAAGTTAACGCCATAGATTTTGTCCGGAAGTCCAGGCAAAGCAGCGAGAACGCCCAACGCTAGAAAAGATAAGGAATAAAAGATAGTGGTATGCATTGCGACGAGCTTGGATTCTCCAAGTTCTTCGACAGCACAGGTCAGCTGTATATAAGTGAAGGTAAGAGAGTGATCAGAAAAGGATTTCTTAATCACGAAGTAATGCTCTGCTGGCAATGCCGTAGATCCCGATAAAGCTGACCATACCATTTGGAGATGGTGGCTTGCACCCACACTTCCTCAGTGCTTGCTGGACGCGACCATGCCATGCCATTTCACTCACAAGAGTCTGCTGATCATTTCAGAGAAGTCGGTTCTTTAAGTGACGTTCCGGCGCATATAGGGAGAGATGTCTGGATGGCCCCAAAGGTGCTTCGATAAACAATGCCGGGCCTTGTTCGTACCACCCTGGAACTTAAGGAAGTATCACGAGGAGGAGCTGAAGAGTTTAGAGCGGAATTAAACGCAGAATAGCAATAATTATCATCATTAGATATTGGAGACATTGGGTTGTGAAATGCATTGTCATCTGCGTCTTAAACTGTAAATCTGAATTTCAGCAAGCTGTTCAAAGTTGTTGTAAATGAAAAGAACAATACCTAATTATCAAATTCATTCAAATCATCATGATCAAGGGAGTTAGACTGCCCGGTTATGAGCACGAGCACAGTCATTGGATACTTCAAAGTGACGCCTAGTGACGCTGGCATTCTTAAAAACACGGACCTTGCCGGGACAGTGGACACGAGACAAGACACGACAATACCTCACATGCGTCCATACTTTCACCACGACCACAAATCATCTCATCTACGATTATTTGAGGAACCCTACGAGTTCCAGAAAACTGCTTGATGTAGTGGATGAGCCGCCCATACAAATAACTTGAATACTAGGTGCATCATAATCAAGTGAAGGTCCTGTCTGAACCTACAACTGTCAGTTTAATCTGTTTTCTGCAAGTTTTCTGTGACTTGCTGTCTACCTACAACAAAACTGGTGACTTCCAAACAGTTTCTTGATTTGTCGCAACTCTTTGATCTTCGCATGCATATTGTCGGCATCGACCAATGCTATGCTAATGGTGCGTCATTGAGATTGTTGTTAGTACAGGCAATTTGTATTTATAGAACAGAGAGGGCTGTTCATGAAAAGTCTCTTCACTACAActctcatcatcaaaatttgACGATGATCCCGCACATGGCAGTTGATGGTTGAATAGCTGTCTCGTCCTGCAACACATATAGACATGGACATGGTTTCGCTGGTTTGATCGGTGTTCCTGCCTGCCTTCCTGTACTTTCCCTTcgttttccctttcctttcctttttcttcgcCTTTGCTTGTAGGCTAGCCCTACTTTTATAAGTTATTTTACGTCCAGGAGACTTCGAATCTTGCATTCCCTCCATCCGAAATTACGATGTCTCGTTTCACGCAGTTTTTCAACTTGGGCCTCACGGGGGCAGCAATTCTCGGCCTTGGAAATGCTATGCCATTGCGTCGCAGCAGTACCACCTCCTTTAGCACTCTTTCTGCTTCTCAAATCTCCAGTTTCAAGCCTTTCAGTTTCTACGCTGCCATGGCCTACTGTCAGCCATCACAGATTCTAGATTTGTCTTGTGGCCGTAAGTCTTTTATGACCCTTCTTGGAATCTCGCCCTCAGCCTGGAAATAGAAAATTGCGATGCAAACCCGACATTCCAGCCTATTGCATCAGGAGGGGATGGTGTAGATGTACAGTTTTGGTATGTTGGTGTCGACCCGACTCTCGAGGTAAATCATTATGCTTTTCCCTCTTTCCGTGCAACATCAATCAACTTTTTGTAGACAGTCATCGTGGGACACCAGGGCACTgatccatcaaaaatgtaggTTTTTACTAGCAATATATCAGAATTTAGGATTTGCTAACCAAAAGTCTTAGTGTACCGTTGCTGACGGACGCCGACTTCTTCCTGAAAAACTTGAACTCCACGTTGTTCCCAGGAATTGATCCCTCTATACAAGTCCATAACGGCTTCGCAGACGAACATGCCAAGTAAGTTCAGGATGGTTTTTCTCCCTCATGGGCATGGTTAAAGCCATTTATAGAACAGCGGATTCTGTCCTTGCTGCGGTACAAACCGCCATTCAACAAAGTGGAATCAACAAAGTCACTATGGTTGGACATTCACTAGGTACGAAAAAATGTATCTTTCATTATTTGGCGCCTATCTAATTTTACGGCAGGTGCTGCGCTTGCCCTCCTTGAGAGTGTCTACTTGCCCTTGTTCATCCCCGATGCCACTTTCAAGACTATCGGGTACGGAATGCCTAGAGTGAGCAGAAAGATATATGCAAACTGTAACATTGCTAATATGACGCATAttatatttttcttttgacaGGTGGGCAATCAAGCATTTGCTACCTACATCGACAACAACGTCGATCTCGACCACGTAAACAACAAGTAAGCGACTAGCCACATACATGATAAATAGCTAAACTGTTTTCTACAGACAGGATTTGGTTCCCACGATTCCTGGTCGGTTCCTTGGTTTCCATCATCCCCAGGGAGAAAAGCACATTCAAAACGACCTCTCATGGGTGGCTTGCCCAGGAGAGGACAACACTGACAGCAGATGTAGCACTGGCGACGTCTCAAACGTATTCGAGGGTAAAATCGGAGATCATGACGGTAAACTCAGTTTAACAAATTTTATAGAGCATGTCTTCACAAAATTATCTATAGG from Psilocybe cubensis strain MGC-MH-2018 chromosome 7, whole genome shotgun sequence encodes:
- a CDS encoding Tubulin-folding cofactor B, coding for MVVNVFVISADTHSERRIDPHISVEQLKGKLELITGVPVANQAISILASESDPRVLAELNDDSKPLGFYGLADWQVIKVVDTNPASSLTGQLTDVTQVDKFELSDAEYAQRQDTVLAYKQRNKIGRFAPQNSTPEPERPSVNVPIGSRCEVESAEAGLSKRGTVRFCGPTKFSQGTWVGVEYDEPFGKNDGSVQGERYFSCRPNYGVFVKPEKVKVGDYPVEELEFEDEEM
- a CDS encoding Lipase gives rise to the protein MVYTAGITLALLFGLANAAALPVELEARATSVLSAATIASYKPYTYYASAAYCKPASTLAWNCGTNCAKNPTFKPIASGGNGAAIQYWYVGYDATLKTIIVAYQGTDGSKIIPIVTNADFFLDGLESSYFPGVSSSVKTHNGFGEAHKRSASAVLAAVRQGMATYATNKVTVVGHSLGGALAIIGSAHIAVNIPSANVKTVSYAAPRVGNAAFADYVNAKADMVRINNKKDIVPIVPGRFVGFAHTEGEIHITSSGTWLSCPGQDSTDAGCTIDAVPNILAGDVDDHSGPFDGVMIGC
- a CDS encoding Glucan endo-1,6-beta-glucosidase B; protein product: MVWSALSGSTALPAEHYFLTCAVEELGESKLVAMHTTIFYSLSFLALGVLAALPGLPDKIYGVNLGSWLVLEPWMLPAEWIAMGGQQCDDCSQCIASEFAFAEAYPDTVDTIFDGHWESWFNQPDVDQLVDAGINTVRIPLGYWIVEPLVNRTSEFYPKGGILQLKRGLKQLKASGIAAILDHHALPGVASPGQMFAGRCTNDVEFYTPYNYHRALIWTAVMTVLSHIDPDFGTVAGIEAMNEPIMDANQTPGLGGFQTNFVQVVRAVELALGIPVQGIPPFSGFSSAVNVASSLSSVAKLSSIFNSEVQQVLRDAAPILVQVSTQLRLDITLATLSSLLSKRRSLVTSFMDINWQHNTPANPADAAIGPQGYDNHLYYSLHGVADANEDAYLTSVCNLERIQADAALGNTPLWFGEWALSTQFSASDTFLRKWADAQKFSYGKGAGWIFWNFKIEKSDLAGDTARQWSYMEGLRLGYLTQDPSKFNDPHVCDPYLNVTSV
- a CDS encoding Lipase; its protein translation is MSRFTQFFNLGLTGAAILGLGNAMPLRRSSTTSFSTLSASQISSFKPFSFYAAMAYCQPSQILDLSCGQNCDANPTFQPIASGGDGVDVQFWYVGVDPTLETVIVGHQGTDPSKIVPLLTDADFFLKNLNSTLFPGIDPSIQVHNGFADEHAKTADSVLAAVQTAIQQSGINKVTMVGHSLGAALALLESVYLPLFIPDATFKTIGYGMPRVGNQAFATYIDNNVDLDHVNNKQDLVPTIPGRFLGFHHPQGEKHIQNDLSWVACPGEDNTDSRCSTGDVSNVFEGKIGDHDGPYDVVTMGSATCN